Genomic DNA from Oncorhynchus tshawytscha isolate Ot180627B linkage group LG04, Otsh_v2.0, whole genome shotgun sequence:
tcttcaaataaagtggtgatcctaactgaccttatacacaggatttttactaggattaaatgtgtttaaattaaattgtgaacaacggagtttaaatgtatttgggtacggtgtatgtaaacttccgacttcaactgtaagtattcagaccgtttgcaaTGAGaatagaaattgagctcaggtgcattctgtttcgaTTGATCATCAATGAGATgcttctaaaacttgattggagtccacctgtggtaaattcaattgattagacatgaaaggcacacacctgtctatataaggtcccacagttgacagtgcatgtcagagcaaaaaccaagccatcaggtcaaaggaattgtctgtcgagctccgagacaggattgtgtcgaggcacagatctggggaagggtaccaaacatttttttaagcattgaaggtccccaagaacacagtggcctcatcatTCTCAAATGGAACAAGTCTGGAATCACCAAGACATGTCCTAGAGCttgccgccaggccaaactgagcaatcgggggagaagggccttggtcagggaggcaaCCAAGgagctgatggtcactctgacagagctccagagttcctctgtggagatgggagaaccttccagaaggacaaccatctctgcagtactccaccattcagacctttatggtagagtggccagatggaagccactcctcagtaaaagacacatgacagcacacttggagtttgccaaaaggcacctaaaggactctcagaccatgagaaacaagattctctggtctgatgaaagcaagatttaactctttggcctgaatgccaagcgtcacgtctggaggaaacctggcaccatccctatggtgaagcacgttggtggcagcatcatgctgtgggtatgtttatCAGCGGCAGAATAATGGAGGAAACTCCCCGattacagctgtgccaagcttgtagcatcattcctccctgaccaaggcccttctcccccgattgctcagttttcccGGGTggacagttctaggaagagtcttggtggttcgaaacttcttccatttaagaatgatggaggctgctgtgttcttggggaccttcaatgctaaggacattttttggtacccttccccagatctgtgcctcgacaaaatcctgtctcggagctctacgggcaattcctttgatctcatggcttggtttttgctctgacatgcactgtcaattatGGGACCTtctattgacaggtgtgtgcctttgcaaatcatgtccgatcaattgaatataccacacgtggactccaatcaagttgtagaaacatctcaaggatggtcaatggcaacaggatgcatctgagctcaatttcaagtttcatagcaaagggtctgaaaacgtatgtccataaggtatctgttttataaacctgttttcactttatcattatgaGATATattgtgtagactgatgaggatgaatcaattaatcaattttagaatacggcttgTTGAGCGGAAAAAAACCCGAAAAACGACAtctgctggagaagacagattttgggtCCAGTTATCCCTCTCGATTCGCCTCTTCCTCTGCTGACGTTCACAATTAGCTGACAAAAGTTGGTTAAGGTTATGTTTAAGTTTAAGTTAAGTTTCGAGTTTGGTTTAAAAgcagattttaagaagagaaattgtagaaataggcggggtttatgacttcGTGTGTGATAACTAGTGACGACCACAAAGGTTGGACCAGAGATATTAGATAAAGGAGATGGGAATCCCATTGGCAAAAAGGAGGAATGTAATAGGCCCCTTTCTGTGTTCATGTAACTGTGGTGCGCGCTAACAGCGTTCCAATCGGCGACGTCACGTCAGTAGTtgctccccttgctctgcaagggccgcggcttttgtggaacgttgggtaatgatgcttcgtgggtgtcagttgttgatgtgtgctgagggtccctggttcgagcccaggttggggacTGAAACAATACTGTTACATTGCCCGCCTGAGTGTGGTGCTCGCAAGTTGGTGGCAGAACAAAGGGGAGTTCTTATTGTACGCCATCAAAAAAATCCTCTATTTTACATGTTGCATATGAGTGAATTTCACATTACTTTTAGattatgaatgtcctgcttaatataatgtGTGTGTCATCATCACAAGTGAACTGCATTATACTTAAAAAACACTtcaacttcaaccagtaaaatggctcTTTGGTTAGCTTTTGCTACAGCCTATTTCAATGAGCGTTAGCATTCTAGTTATTAACAACGGCTGCATCCAAAGTAGTTATTTTGCaaagatcacaaccaaatataGTGACTGTTCAAGCAAGTGACGATGATTCAAGCAATGATTCAAAACATTGTAAGCATATGAGAAACCCCCCTAAAAGTGattttgtttagaagtaataaaaaAAGTAAATGTAGACAATGTTGAATGgactttttacctttattttactaggcaagtcagttaagaacaaattcttattttcaatgacggcctaagaacagtgggttaactgcctgctcagggggaagaacgacagatatgtaccttgtcagctcgggtaatTGAacaaccagcaacctttcggttactagtccaacgctctaaccactaggctaccctaccgatGATTTATTACTGCCGCCAAGAGTCTTGTGCATCTTTGCATTACGTCAGTGTGTCTATAGCGCCACACCCAGCAGACTGTTGACCAATCGCGGTCATGCTGCCAGTTATTTGAACGCTCggaagtcggagatttccgagttcccagttgttttgaacgtggcacaTTAGTCGACAAACGTGCGTATTTCCTCTAAAGTACTTAATGCCACAATTCCAAAGCTATACAATATTACAGAGAGCAAGTTAATGATCTCACATTTTGGAAAATATTTGTCATGTTGTACTTGTTGTTGACGAAATTGATGCTAATGTTGGGGTTTAGAACTAGCGCCAAATTGACTCCCATTCACTCCTTGAGCCAAAATTGCCCAGAATGAACCGCGCGACCCATTGACGTAGCATGGGCAACACGCACTATGGTAATTAATACGATTCCAATggagtttcccatctcctcaaaagttTCTCTGGTTGGAAATTGGTTTGACGTTGCTAGGCAATAGTCGAAAGAGGAAGTGTTTTGCAGTATCATCCGGGTGAATTGGTGGTCTCAGATAATTCAATATGGCAACGCACATGTCGAGGTGCAGAACTTGGGGCCGTGTTCAGAGGTAATGTTCACGTCCATCTTAAAACAGTTGCATTTGTGATTGCACTGAATTTACTGAAATATATATGTACCTTTTCGTGGTCAGCTAGCTGGCCAAGTATAGCCTAGCTAGCATGCAAACAAGCTAACGTTAGTAACGTTGCTCGTCGTGGAGCTAAGGACAATCAAAGTCAAACAAAACAATGTTGTGGAAAGCTAGATATTTTTGTATCTATAGTCGTCTCAAACCGAATAGCATTATTGACAGTAacgtagtctgggtagccatttaattagatGTTCAGTAGACTTAAGGCTTGggcggggtagaagctgtttagaagccaaTCAAAGCACGTTTTGGGCTCATTCAGTAGTTTTTACGCGATTTAAGTAGAATCCTGTAGAAAAATAATGTGAATTATAATTGATATTCCTAAAATATAAGTTAAATGATTTAGATTTTATTTGGTATTTGTTAactttttactgcattgttagacGCTAGCTAGTAATATAAACATTTCGCTGCAGCCGCTATAACGTCCGCAAAACTGTGTACAAGACCAATTAACTTGCTGGTTCAAGTCTCGAGCCGACTAGGTGAGAAATCTGTCTATGCCCTTgaccaaggcacttaaccttaattgctcctgtaagtcgttcTGAGTAAAAGCGTATGCAAAATAAAAAAGTTCAGTAGACATTTATAATTTCATCTCCTTGTGCCAATGCTTACAGTAGATGGCCTATACGAAAAAGTTAAAGCAACACTTTTTTGACAGGATAATCTAAACAAATCATCACCTCACTGGTGGTTCTACATAGTGACGGGTTGTCTTtcatttgatcaaatcaaatgttattcgtcaaatgcttcgtaaacaacaactaacagtgaaatgcttacttacgggcaattcccaacaatgcagagaaagaaaTTGGAGAAACATTAGAAAAGGAATAACACATAATtgcacaatgagtaatgataacctggctatacaggtaccagtaccgagtcgatgtgcaggggtacgaggtatttaaggtagatacagtgccttcagaaagtattcacattttCCAAAGTACtcttaatgtcaaagtggaataaaaaattcaaacatttgcaaagaatttataaaaaataaaacatattgattagataagtattcaaccccctgagtaaatacatgttagaatgacctttgtcagtgattacagctgtgagtctttctgtgtaagtctctaagagctttccacacctggattgtgcaacatttattcttaaaacaattcttcaagttctgtcaaattggttgttgtcctggcacaacactgccaggtccctcacctcctccctataggctgtctcatcgtgttcggtgatcaggcctaccactgttgtgtggtcagcaaacttaatgatggtgttggagtcgtacgcagtcgtgggtgaacagggagtacaggaggggactaagcacgcacccttgagtggcccctgtgttgagggtcagcatggtagATGTgttgaagtccaggatccagttacggCGGGAGTGATGGGATGACTGTCAAATCCGTGAATGTGTTTGTGGCCAgtgacttttattttttttatttcacctttatttaaccaggtaggccagttgagaacaagttctcatttacaactgcgacctggccaagataaagcaaagcagtgcgacacaaacaacaacacagttacacatggaataaacaaacagacatccaataacacaatagaaaaaatcaatatacagtgtgtgcaaatgaggtaagattagggaggtataaggcaataaataggccgtaatggcgaagtaattacaatttagcaagtaacactggagtgatagatgtgcagaagatgaatgtgcaagtccAGATACTGGGTTGCAagggagcaaaaaaataaatatatatatataacaatatggggatgaggtagttggatgggctttgtacaggtgcaattatctgtaagctgctctgacagctgatgcttaaagttagtgagggagatatgagtctccatcttcagtgattcttgcaattcgttccagtcattggcacgagataactggaaggaaaggcggccaaaggaggaattggctttgggggtgaccagtgaaatatacctgctggagcgagagctatgggtgggtgctgctattaTAAATAGAGCACCTCGATTTTCTTCCTTGCCATTGAGTTTGAAAATGATCAACTGCGTTCTAAGTCCTGCGATGGACAGGCGCGTATGATTAAATCAACAGTACCAAACCAAAGATcttgggaaaccctgctctagACTAAAGCCTCCATAGTCTGACCAGTAGCCTGAATGTTCAACGTCCCAAATGTTAGCGTACACCGACACTGGCAACTTGGATTTCTAGACAAGCACACTTTGGCATCATCAGTGGTTAGCATCTGGTGCTAGCTTTATCATGTGGGTAGGTGAATCTGGTACTCATGTGTGAGTGTTCAGTTCACCTGTCAAGACATGCTGCTGTTATTTGCAGAAATCTATAAACTAACCTACATTTTTGCATTTACAGGTTTGGAATTGCAGTGTATAGAAAGTGCAGCAGTGGATATCCCAATATCTCACTCTCTGCACCGTTACCAGGGATCCCAAAACCAGTGTTTGCAGCAGTGGACAGCCATGAACAATGCGAGACCAAAATCACTACTTTGGAAAATGGCCTTAAAGTAGCATCTCAAAACAAGTTTGGTCAGTTCTGCACAGTTGGAAGTAAGTTGCTACAGATTTTGAATAGAGCTGATCTTTCTTTATCATTCTATTTCAGACTGTCTCTTGTCGCATAATCAATAGTATGCGGCATATTAATAGTATGACTGAATattgatttgatttctctctccttccagttTTAGTAAATTCAGGCTCTAGACATGAGACAAAATACCCCAGTGGAATTgcacactttttggagaaactTGCCTTTTCTGTAAGTGTTACCTGTTTTGAGACGTCTTGCTAGTCAACAGACAACTTTGTACAAAATATGTTCCACCGTTTTTTTCCTCTCACTATGTTGTCATTTTGTAGCACAAGCAAATTGATTGCTATGTTTTTGTTCATGGCAAATGATAACACCTTCTGCATCTTCAGTCCACAGCCCAGTATGGCAGTAAAGATGAAATTCTTCTCACACTTGAAAAACATGGAGGGATCTGTGACTGCCAAACATCCAGGTATGAATATTTTATTTGGCTTTAATATCCAGGCACAGTATGTTTTCACTCTGAATGATGGAAAGGTCTAGTGTAGGGTTGctaagggtcggaaactttccggtaaattttccatgggaagttaagcctgggAATTTGGGTAATTTTGCTTAAAATCATCAAAAATTAGCTTATAACAGTGGATtcttttgtgggatacacataaggcaattctaggtcttgtggcatattttggttaaactctCCAATTCAATGGatttgcaaccctctgcatgcacagtgcattcttccattaCATGTACAGCTGATTGTCAAGATCTTGCATACTAATGAGAtcctattgagcccacactactacactgtttgagccaaggactacatgctttctggtaagttttgattacaatactgggtgaatatattttatatgacatacctgttttttttttttttgttaactggtaaatagtagcctacaacaAAGTGTTTAAATCAACTTGTTAAacatttctgctagttagtttttgctaccatgtgggttttagcttgcttgagcctgctaactgagtttcattttaaaacatttatcttacaaagcagttgtttaatctaactgcttaactatttatctgtacatggaattttATTATTTTTTCTCTTTACTCTTTTTTCCTAATCTtaacaggaaaatgccacgggctctatctgatgtgtggagacatttcactgcagctaatgtagacggaaaagctgtgtacatttgcaaataatgtgccaaatcatatgtgaagaattaaacagatgcagaatcatctggccaagtgcataaagttccctcagcgctctcacaacaagcaacctctgacaaaagtccctctacttctattcaatGTGAAAATGATTAATCAGACACCtgatcgatagcaacagctcatggtacTCCTGGAATCAGAcgtttttttttactcaatggaggaacatagtcagacaaatgctgatgaatgtcttgctcgagttgtgtatgcaactggttcacctctgatgctcacaggcaatgtgtattggaagagatttctgaatgttcttcgcccagcatacacccctccaaccagacatgctttatctactaatttgctggatgcagagttcaaccgAGTACAAGttaaggtcaagcaaatcatagagaaagcagactgatttgcaatcatctctgatgggtggtggAATGTTTGTGgccaaggaataattaactacatcatctccacccctcaaccagtattctacaagagcacagatcCTGTCTGTGTTCAggctctgcttgcagatgtaagagaagaaatccatactgccctgcccacttcactgttgctccaatcAGAggactgcagttctgaaatacatcaaaaagcatgaagacttctgcctgaagccaaTATACGCCGAAGCGTACATGTTGGAcaccaagtatgctggcaagagcatcctatctggtgcaaagatcaacaaggcctatggtgtcatcactaccatgtctcgccactttggcctggatgagggcaaggttcttggcagtctggcaaagtacacttccaagcaagggctttagGATGGAgctgcaatatggcagtcgtgccgacatatctcatcagccacctgatGGAAGGGACATTGGACCTgtggctctttcccctgttttcCCCTCTTTTccccatcatcctccaaatcccaccaacatcagctgcctcagagcgcaactggtccttgtttgggaacacacacaccaaagcacacaacaggctgaccaatacaagggttgaaaaattggtggcatCCGGTTAAATTTGAGGCTTTTTTAGTCTAACAAAGAGCCATCCTCAAGAAGGTTGGAAAGTGatagtgaagatgaggcctcagagtctgatgttcaaggaGTTGGACATTGAGGATGTCCAGGGAGAATACATGGAAACGTGAGAGGAAGACAATCAAAGCTTTAgcttctagactatcattttactgATTTTTGGGAGATTCGAtagatcattggggatcattcaatcaTTCAAATTGTTCATTAAagtcatcccatgtgaagagtcaactcatttagttaaagttcaattcgtagctaaatagatttttttatttctattggaacgatttaataatttgcaattgtctacttatgataaggtaaaaggtttatgtttctgtctccatatgatatggtaaatatatccaatgcaaaaaacatctacatttaaatggtattaatattaatttactTATTTCCATGAATTTACATatattcccattaattcccatggaaagtttccGCCTCTGAATAttcccaaaatgtgcaaccctagtgtAGTCATGGTACTCTTTATCCCTTTTGAtgttgtagatacagtatgtagttggcatgtacagtgcattcggaaagtattcagacccctttactttctccacattttgttacgttatagccttattctaaaatgtctaaacataaaaatccctcaatctacacacaatacccatcatgacaaagcaaaatgttttttttatagcaaaagtattaaaaataaaaaactatcaCATTGACaaatattcagaccttttactcagtactttgttgaggcacctttggcagcaactacagccttgagtcttcttgggtatgacgctacgagcttggcacacctgtatttggggagtttctcccattcttctcatcagattctctcaagctctgtcaggttggatgaggagcattgctgcacagctattttcaggtctctccagagatgttcgatcgggttcaagtccggtctctggctgggccactcgaggacattcagagacttgtcctgaagccactcctgcgttgtctgtgtgcttcgggtcgttgtcctgttggaaggtgaaccttcgtgccagtctgaggtcctgagcgctctgaagcaggttttcatcaaggatctctctctgtactttgctccgttcatctttgcctccatcctgactagtctcccagtccctgccactgaaaaacatccccaaagcatgatactGTCACCAaagtgcttcaccgtaggtatggtgccaggtttcctccagatgtgacgcttgacattcagaccaaagagttcaatcttggtttcatcagaccagagaatcttgtttctcatggtctaagagtcctttaagtgccttttggcaaactccaagtgggctgtcgtgtgccttttactaaggagtggctggccactctaccataaaggcctgatttgtggagtgctgcagagattgttgtccttctgggaggttctcccatctccacagaggaactctagagcactgtcagagtgaccatcgggttcttggtcacctccctgaccaaggcccttctcccccgattgctcagtttggctgggcggccagctcttggtggttccaaacttcttccatttaagaatgaggccactgtgttcttggggaccttcaatgctgcagaattgttttggtacctttccccatatctgtgccttggcacaatcctttctcggagctctacggacaattctttcgacctcatagcttggtttttgctctgacatgcactgtcaactgtgagaccttatatagacaggtgtgtgcctttccaaatcatgtccaatcaattgaatataccacaggtggactccaagttttagtagcatctcaaggatgatcaatggaaaccggatgcacctgagctcaattttaagtctcatagcaaagggtctgaatacttatttgaataaggtatttctgtttttttatttgtaataaatttgcaaagatctagacctgttttcactttgtcattatggggtattgtgtgtgtacattgctGATAAAGAAAttcatatttaatacattttaaaataagggcATAgcatatcaaaatgtggaaaagtcaaggggtctgaatactttctgaaggtactgtataaaTGATCTCAGTACTGCTTTGTGGAATGGGATGAAGATATTCAGTCAGTTTGTAGGATGCCTAAGGTTTCTATTCACAGAGACACAACCATGTATGCAGTCTCTGCCGAGGTGAAGGGACTGGACACGGTAGTCAGCCTGCTCTCTGACGCTGTATTGCAGCCACGCCTACTAGGTGAGTCAACACTGAGTGACCGATCTGTCATGTTTAATGCTGCTTCCCTTAATGACGAGAGAAAATGTTGACTTAATTGAGTTGTCTACAAAGTAACAGACTGGTAAATGTTTTTGTGGGAGTATATTTTCATCAAGGATGGCTCTGCTTTGGGTTACTAGATGAGGAGATTGAGATGACTAGGATGGCTGTGCGCTTTGAGCTGGAGGATCTGAGCATGAGGCCTGACCCTGAACTTTTACTGACAGAGATGATCCATGCAGTGAGTTATGTGACTGGTTGATCCACTCTTTAAGTGACAGAAAATTACAACACTCTTGAGCTGCATGAAATCTATTGTTGCACTGTTTGTAATTGACTTTGGCCCACCTCTCTGCAGTGTGCATAGATGATCAATTGCGCTATTTGTTGACACATATATTTCTATGGCGATACATAATATTTCACAACACTTACTCTGTGAACAAGGCAGCATATCGGGGGAACACCGTTGGGTTGCCTCGCTTCTGCCCAGTAGAGAGTGTGGAGAAGATCGACAAGAAGCTGCTACACATGTACCTGCAGAGCTACTACTGCCCAGAGCGTATGGTGCTAGCTGGAGTGGGCATCGAACATGAACAACTGGTGGCCTGTGCCAGGAAATATCTGCTAAATGTAAAGCCAGTATGGGGTGCCAGTACGCCTACCAATGTCGACCTGTCTGTGGCACAGTATACTGGTGGAATCGTAAGGGTAAGTATTTTTCCCTTTGCTTGCTTTttccttttaaaatattttactaattttaaaatattttatatatatatatatatatatatatatatatttttttttttttactaattcaGAATGTAAACCTTTTGTTTTTGATCTTAATTCAGACCTTTTGGATAGATGGACATGTCAGATGTGAGCCTTGGCCCCACCCCCATCCCTGAGCTCACACACATCATGATTGGCCTGGAGAGCTGCTCCTTCCTGGTGGGTACCCACTTTGATTGGTTGGTGTGGAGGATATCCTGCCAACTTGGTTGAACTGTTTCTTTGCTATCCTGTAGCTGGATGTTCTATGTATAATATATGCATGTTTTGTGTTACAGGAGGATGACTTTATCCCCTTTGCCGTCCTTAATATGATGATGGGTGGAGGTGGGTCCTTCTCAGCGGGGGGTCCTGGGAAAGGCATGTTCACTAGACTTTACCTGAATGTGCTCAACAGGTAAGCATGATGCAACATTCACAATTCTAATTAAAGTACTTAAGATTGTATTATTTTGTGGattctgtttattatttttttttttacaggcatCATTGGATGTACAATGCCACCTCATACCATCACAGTTATGAGGACACTGGCCTGCTGTGTATCCATGCCAGCGCAGACCCTAGACAGGTAGGGAGAGGGAATTTGGGAGA
This window encodes:
- the pmpca gene encoding mitochondrial-processing peptidase subunit alpha; the protein is MATHMSRCRTWGRVQRFGIAVYRKCSSGYPNISLSAPLPGIPKPVFAAVDSHEQCETKITTLENGLKVASQNKFGQFCTVGILVNSGSRHETKYPSGIAHFLEKLAFSSTAQYGSKDEILLTLEKHGGICDCQTSRDTTMYAVSAEVKGLDTVVSLLSDAVLQPRLLDEEIEMTRMAVRFELEDLSMRPDPELLLTEMIHAAAYRGNTVGLPRFCPVESVEKIDKKLLHMYLQSYYCPERMVLAGVGIEHEQLVACARKYLLNVKPVWGASTPTNVDLSVAQYTGGIVRMDMSDVSLGPTPIPELTHIMIGLESCSFLEDDFIPFAVLNMMMGGGGSFSAGGPGKGMFTRLYLNVLNRHHWMYNATSYHHSYEDTGLLCIHASADPRQVREMVEILTREFIQMAGTAGEMELERAKTQLKSMLMMNLESRPVIFEDVGRQVLATGKRKLPHELCDLISNVTASDIKRVTTKMLCSKPAVAALGDLTEMPSYEHIQAALSSKDGHLPRMYRLFR